ttcGATTTGTATCTAGGTAAATCTAAATCGCTTGATCTGATAGACTGGACTTTGACGGTAATATTAAGCTGTAAAATTTCTGTATAATTTGTATATCCCAACTTTCTGAAAgtcgtatactatacataacTCCTTACTCctgataaataaatgtttttgaattttttattccaaaatgTTGATATTTGTTATTCACTGTGTAATCATCGCCATATTCAAATTCTCTGATCAATCAGGATgacgttattaattattctctgaaattaaataatcaatttcCGTTTTCATCATTCCTCAGCTTTGACGTCTTCATTTGTATTGATTCATTTCAAAATGGCTGAcatcaaaaagaaagaagagcgtCCACTTTTCTattaaaaaatctttcgaatcATAACGAATTCCATGTCAAGAAAAAGTAGTCTTTAGACGACGCCTACTGTACGCATcagtgattgtttttttttctaacttatAATTTCAGATGATGATCACTCTTCTCTATCAGAAACAGAACCGTGATGCGATAACCAAATGGAATATATCGGTACCAAGTTGAACCAGATCGTTATTATCAAGAGAAGAAGTGCAAGCGAACAggagtataaaataaattaaaaaagaaaaacaaacaaaaaaactgtgATCTAAATTGCCAGAATTATTAGAATATCTAATCAGTCGTAAGAAAaaccgatcaaaaaattatgataatcgagaaagaaatataaaaagaaacgcgAACCGGTGAGGAGAAGAATTGGgtgtcaaatatttttaaaagacTGATCAAAATTGTATCGAACTTCATCTGCATTCATTTTAAAAATCCCAATGtatatcttcaattttacaagCTTAGAAGaaccagagaagaaaaaaaaaagaaagagttaAAGTTCAACAGTTATTTCAGctcattgaaaaatcttttgatcaaTATCATTGTAGTCATATCTGCATAATTTATagtaattatttgaattcgaTCGACTGTAATTTTTATACTATAGATATACCCATAaggtaaaaatatatgtaaattagatatagatatatgtaaagATTTTTATGTAAATTCAGTATATACGTGTTAATCTGCATATGCCGAAATAAATGCATTCTCAATTCTTTAATTGTCGTCTTATCGAATGATTTGTTGCAATGAAAATCCAAGGGCGGGCTGaagattaataaaaaaattacagaaatcATGTTCGCTttacgatataattattacatttattGCAAGAGTTCAAGGTTACTCTTAGCCTTCTCCAAATCGTGTAGAAATTTGTAAAACTGCACGAGGTTCATTTCGGTGAATATATTGCTAGTTTTTCCATTCCCTTCATCGACCAGCAATTTTAAttggagaaaagtttttcccaATCTATCCGATTCGCTGCTGGCTGCGGTCACTGTACAAATAATCGAATCGATCAGCGAAATTCTGTTTCTCAtgggtttatttttcattcataaactTACCACCGAATTTCCAATCAACGTCGAGGATCGTACTCGGAGCgacattcattttatttcctcttcgCGTATTTCCCCGCGTCTTTTTCGTTTGGCGTTTGTCAAATGTTTTATTGGCGCTGCGAACTTACTTTGTTTTCCCCTCGGCCCGAGACCACAAATTCCTACTCAAAATTATGGATTGTGATAtcaaaacagaaagaaagaaaacatgCGTTTGTTTTTATCAAAACGGACAGTCAGTCGGGAAATCTCTGCTGATAGCAAAGACTTGCTTGTccggaaaattgtaaaaacttACTGGTAGCAAAATGGCGGACAATATGGCTGcggtgtgataaaaaaattgtgcgcAAGAAGCGGGTTTCGCGCTGTAGGTATAGGAGATCACTGACTGACCAGCAGGACCTGGTAGGATGAAGACAATTGGTTGTAGATTTGGTCGTTTTTccattggaaaaattattcaaaaatcgaataactGATAACAGGAAATATACCGACACGTGTTACATTCGATGATagacatatacatatattatatttccaaaaacaaaatattgtttttataattatacacagatacattattatatttctatttattcatttcttcatttacttagttgattttatttatttattcgtacatatatatatataatatagtcATAATCGTCCTACTTTCTTCTTACGAAAtagaataagagaagaaaactttgaaaacatTCATTGAAACCTATCAGAATAAGGCATTTGAATACATCAGGATATCAATCAATTCCGCAGATAGTAATAattggttgaattttttttatacctaacatacgatgtacatatttttaacACTGCAGTTTTTTCACAAAGTCGAGATCACCAtatgaatgaaatattcaataatttaattaccgaatttaaaaaaaacagaaagaaacttgagattgaaaaatccTGTGAACAAACATTTGAATTttgtatattaaaattaataccTGTACAGAGTTCGAAAGTACGACGATTTACAAGTACTCACATCCTGTTAATTATTGTTCTCGTTAGctctattattaattattattattattcttttcatcatTAGATTTACGttaattgtaaataataaatatgcaTAGAGCAACTATAGCAATTCTATCTAatttataatgtaataataataattataatataatattgattaatttttttcaaacaattattttttctctctcgtcatttattgattattatcattattcttattattgtcattatatcATTAACCATATACAGAAATAGATTATTACGTGTGATGTTATTATCATCGGAAGCTTTTGTCTCAAAGACCGtacttgataattatttatttttttagttttctattCAGTttgatctttttattttccatctgataatatttttcgcttATAGTATTGGGAATCTTATACAGCGTTATACCGTAATTCCAACGTTGATCGATcgttctcatttcattttcatctcgttgaaattttctgagcATCAAAAGAATTCTGGTCGAAATTTTAATCTCCACCgtatcaatttaattttttccatttttgtttcttctgttTCCTCCTTCGTTCGATCAATAATTTTGGAGAAATCCAATAGAATGTCTCGTGCATATCGCATCAATCGATTGATTGgttttgtaaattatttttttcttcctgttcCTGGTTgcagtttcttcgttttc
The sequence above is a segment of the Athalia rosae chromosome 5, iyAthRosa1.1, whole genome shotgun sequence genome. Coding sequences within it:
- the LOC105687239 gene encoding COMM domain-containing protein 7-like, which codes for MNVAPSTILDVDWKFGVTAASSESDRLGKTFLQLKLLVDEGNGKTSNIFTEMNLVQFYKFLHDLEKAKSNLELLQ